CACTACAAATGGTACTCGTAATGCAATATTTGTCAGCAACCCGAACAGGTTTGATACACTTATCATCCCTTATTTACGTCCTACTAGGGGATACATCTACTTGTgtcatggttttggttttgatccATTATCACAAGTATACAAGGTTGTAATGATTTTTACTTCAGAAGCCAACAATGAGTTTCTTTGCATGGTCATTACACTGGGAACTTTGTCATGGAGAAAGATAATTACTAGTATCTTTGATATCTCACCACCACCGGGTTCTTCTCCTTTTACTAGTCCAATGGTCACTAGAGTTTCAAGGACGTTATGTAGACAAGCCACCTTATGCGGGGGGTGATCTTTTCTGGAGGACGAAGAATAATGGCACTGAGATGTTGCTCTCGTTCGACCTCCATAATGAGAAGATTCACTTCATTCGACTCCCCACTGAAGGTACTCTGACAACAGCGACAACTGAGCGTCGGTATTTAGCAGATGATCATCTTCTGGAGTTTAAAGGATACCCTCGTATTGCACGTTCTGAGAGAATAAAAACAAGATCCAACAATGATCATTGCGGCCATTGTTGTAACTATCAAACCGgtgtttgttgatgttgtttcaaGGTTCATATGTATATATTGAAGGATAAGGAAAAACAAATATGGAGCAGGGAGGAAAATTTCAATGTTCAAATTATGGATCAGGAAGGTTTACTACCAACGCATCCCCTCAGTTGGTACTTCCGCACCTCTGCTGCTACGCCTCCTACACGTATGCTGACTTTCGCTGATCAGGTATTGTTGTATTGGTTTAATGGGAAACGTCTTATATTCTAAAATTTGCAAGAAAAACATCTCAAGGTGGTGCAATGCTCCCGCTCCAATCCTCGTGTTTTTCAAACTAAGATGAATAAAAACCTAGAGCGTCGTATTGGTGATGATGATAATATTTATTGTCCGTCCATGGattgtaggaattacctataagTACTAGTTTGgtgatactagttagtggcaggtccacccattaaagcccagtaatcagaggtccataattaaaagaaaacataaaaatggaccaaatttttttattCCTGATCCTATACACGTGTGGCTTTAGGCATGTGAAATacgaaaataccaaaaataacctTTCCTATTTAAAGACCTATAAGCACGAGATAAACATTTCAAGTTTCATATTcgttttctctttcctctcactgCTATGCGATCAGATTTATGGTCTTCTTCAATATCTCTCGCTTCTACCAAATCAGATGAAAATTTCTTTGTTGCAATgtttatattagggttttcacgaTCTAATCGTGGTTGTATTTGATTTCGTCTTTTATCTCCGTGTCTAATTTGTTGATTAttttactagatctagatgaataatcagattgtttgttcatttcgttattagatcTGATTATACCAGTTccatttttgttggttttagatttatttcagtttgttgttgtgtatgaaccagcagtacgtatatcccgtactgacagaaaactagtctacttttaagaagaagaagaacaagatggtgcatctttatgatttacgaggagaatatttgttttctgtttccaggtatgctttctaatcatcttgtttgattatttagttcggttttttttttttttttttttttNNNNNNNNNNNNNNNNNNNNNNNNNNNNNNNNNNNNNNNNNNNNNNNNNNNNNNNNNNNNNNNNNNNNNNNNNNNNNNNNNNNNNNNNNNNNNNNNNNNNNNNNNNNNNNNNNNNNNNNNNNNNNNNNNNNNNNNNNNNNNNNNNNNNNNNNNNNNNNNNNNNNNNNNNNNNNNNNNNNNNNNNNNNNNNNNNNNNNNCTGTATTatgataatcaaatcgatttgattgacgcttttatggtttttaggtttgttacagttgtttttcgtgtatgaattgacaatacatatatggcgtactgatacaaaactcttctgatttttttttattcgaagtttttccaatttttttggttcgatccatgagtatgtatgtataatactgaagttttgtcaccttttttttgtcttatccatcagtacatatacgaaatactgtaatatctgtttcgatcctcttatttttcatagatctgttaCCTATTCTTGTCATCCAGTTGATTTGTaattcatgaatcttcagtacatttattgcatactgataggaagtgctatttggttgtgtttttgctccttttttagtcttatccgtcagtacatatacgaaatactGTAGTATCtgtttcgatcctcttatttttTATATATCCGTCACCTATTCTTGTATGCAATTGAGTTTTGGCCACTTTTTTGACATGCAGTTCGGCCTTTAGTTGATGAATCCGCAGTACGTATATGTCAAACTGATataaacttcttctgattctgttttattcagagttttgtcactttttttggtttgatccatgagtacgtatgtgaaatactgaaatatgtgctttgatttttgatttggttatattcatggattcatcatttcttgacatgtaattgagtttttagtttatgaatctgcaatatgtatatatatgacgtagtgatagaaacttcttttgattctgttttattcatagttttgccactttttttttgtttgatccatgagtacgtatgtgaaatactgaaacAGATGGTAGCTTTGTTGCtgtgttttaatattgttatattctgctcacatttacaggttcataTGTCAAATGGATATGTACTCTATATGTAACCAGTGCTGCAGATatatactcagatttgtaagtggtgtagcagatatgtattcAAAATTTTGTAAGAAGTGTCGcacatatgtactcaaatttgtaatcagtgtagcagatatatactcaaatttgtaaacagtgtaatagatatgtactcagatttgtaaacagtgtagcagatatgtactcaaatttgtggtcatttccatgttttaattaaatttggacctccagataaaataAAATCCCGATTTGGTATAAACAGTGTTGCAGATATGTTCTTCTGACCGTTTCAGCGGTTTTAGTACGGGAAACAAAACCGTAAGAATGTGTTGCATTCTTCACACGTGTTTAGCTCTAGGGTAATGTGGTCATTTTACTtgtttcaaataattatggacctaGTGATAAGTCTAAAATCCGGTTGGATCCTAGTATAACTAACTTATTGGGCCTAGGACCAACCAACAAATTTTCCCCATGGATTATCTGCTGCACGCTCAAGTGGAGAACATGATGTCTCTGAAAACCTTCATTCTTGGAGGAGCTAAAACTAGTGAATATTCCAATGGTGGTGATGAGAGGCACCATTTAGATAACAAGCTAGCAGCAGGATGGCTAATGACGGGAAGAGCTTATTATGTTTTCTCTTAGTTTTGTGTTTTCCTATTTCAGTTTTTTATTCAGACTactagtttttatttgagttattTTATTTCTTGAGTATCCATGCATTACGACTAAATAGACATTgcaattgctcatattctcgACAATTTACAAAATATATACATGGAATGTgattatttacaaacttattagTAGCCTCCGACGCTTTCACGTCTCACTTAAGCTGTTCTTTGCTTTTAACttgaagttatgcaaaaaaagattctttccattttatttttttttaatttttttttgaaagagaaaGGTTAAAATTTTATTAAGGTACAGAAGAAGAGGCAGACTATGTGCACAAAGGCCTAAAAACTAGCCAGAACAAAACAACCAGGTGACCAAGTGCCTTACAGACCATCAAAAACAAAGTTAAAGCAAGTTACACCAGAATGATAAACACATCCTGCACCTATTTCTTCTTTTTGGCAGAAGTTCCCTTACCTCTGCCTAGGTTCAGTTTTCCAGTTCCCAGCTTATCGTTAAATTGTGAGCATTGTTTGTTCGTACTTAATGTTTCCGTAGTTTATATAGCTGATGGCGTTCTTAGATGATGCATGTACTGTACTTTTTGTTTATGACACATTTACTTAAGATGTTCGTGCATCTGTTCCTCTTGTGATTTTTTTTACGCATGGTGCTTATTAAGATGAACTAGACCACCCGTACCCGCAACGCTTGTGACGTTTGTAAGGAAAATTTGAAAGTATTGTGAAAGGGTTCCTGATGCTCTTGGATATCTCCAGCTTATCACCTTTATCACTCTTACAAGAGTAGTAGACTCCACCGCTCCGATCCTCTGGCAGTTGTAGGTGAAACACCTCCATTCACTATTGTTAAACCCAAAGCTTGTTACCATCGCCATAATTCAAAACTGCAGTAGGCTCCACAACTCCCTTGGCAATTgtagttgttgtggttgaaaccCACAGTCTCCAAAAAATGTTGCAGTATAGGACTTTCCTAATTCAGGTTTCCGAATTCCTCTACAACTGCGGATTCAACCTTTTTATTAGTTACCTCCTTTttcatatataaataaaatacacTCCATCTCCATGATACTTAGCAAACCAAACATCATCGTTCAAAGAGTAACTTTTGAgagaaaaaaaatcttgttgaagAAAGCaactctgaaaagaaaaaaaaaaaaaaaggaagtaatttgttgaagcagcatgcctcaCCCCTTTTTGAATTTCTTCAGTGCATGCATTACTGGAAGACAAAAAAAGAGCAGTTTCGAAAATAATTAatcaaagagaagaaaagaaggagCAGAACGACAAGGAATGTATTCTGACGAGATTACCAGCCCGGACTCTAGCGGTATGCTGTTGCGTCAGTAAGTCATGGTACAATGCAGTCCTTAATGATTCAAGATTTTCTGTGGTTCACTatacacaaaacaaaaacaaagtatCTCTAGTCTTTAATCTACTTAATGCAACGAGAGACGACAAAGAAAGGGCCTACTTTTTCAGTTTATTAGGACGAGGAAAGGGCATGGATATTAGATGTTTCTCAGCTCCGAGTATGCATGGGAACTTTGAACTAGTAGGTTTTTGCAATGGCTTAGCTTGTATGCAGATAGTAGGTGGTACTCATGGTTCAATAACTATCCTTAACCCGAATAGGGGTGAATCACTTTGCCTCTCTTATTTACGTCCTACTAGGGGATACAGATTCTTGTgtcatggttttggttttgatatataatcaCAAGTATACAAGGCTGTAATTATTTTTGCATCAGACGCCAACAACGAGTTTCTTTGCATGGTCATTACATTGGGAACTATGTCATGGAGAAAGATAGTTACTAGTACTTTCGATTTGTCACCACCACCGGGAATGATCACTAGAGTTTCCAAAACTCTATGTCGACAAGCCACTTCATGTAGGAATGATCTTTTTTGGAGGACGAAGAATAAAGTTAAGTAATAGTAATTATATTGAGATGTTGCTCTCGTTCGACCTCCACAGCGAGAAGATTCGCTTCATTCGACTCCCGACTGAATGTACTCCGACAACGGCGGCATATGAGCGTCAGTGTTCAGTAGTTGATCAGCTTGTGGAGTTTAAAGGATACCCTTGTATTGCACGTTCTGGGAGAATAACAACAAGATCCAACAATAATCATTGCGGCCATCGTTGTAATTGTCAGACCGgtgtttgttattattgtggttatTACAAGGTTGATATGTATATATTGAAGGACAAGGACAAACAAGTATGGACCAGGGAGGAAACTTTTGATGTTCGGATTACGGATCAGGATCAGATTATGGGTCAGAAAGATTTAGTACCAACTCCCCTCTGTTGCTACTTTGACACTTCTACTACTTCTACGCCTCGTACACGTATATTGACGTTCTCCGATCAAGTGTTATTGTATTGGTTTAATGGTGAACGTCTTGTATTCTATCATGTGCGAGAAAAACATCTGAAGGTGGTGGAATGTTCCCGCTGCTATCCTAAGCGTTGTATTGGTGCTGACGATAATATTTATTGCCCATCCTCCATGGATTATCAGCTGCACGCTCAAGTGGAGAACATGGTTTCTCTGAAAACCTTCATTCCTAAAGAAGCGACGACTAGTGAGTCTGATTGTGCTGATGATCTGATGCACCTTCACAATAACAACCTAGCAGCAGGATGGCCGACTACGGGAAGAAAAAAATACACTTTTTATGCATTTTGTTAATTTGTTTTGTCCATATTAATGTTTCAGTTATTCAAGCTAACTTTCAGGGTTTAGTTTGATTGGTTATTTGGATGATCTCAACGTGTTGGGGTACTGTGATACTGTGCATGGTTGAGATACATAACTTTTAGTTGTTGAGTTATATGACAGTTCTGCTTGTACGTCATGACTTGAATCTTCTCGAAGACTTGTAATATATTTGCTTCAGGCGTATTAATATATATGTTCATTAATGTATTAGTTCGCCATTTCCTAAAATCATAACAGTTCATAATGTTTGCTTTCCTCATATCTCCTCTATATGCTCACCAAACACTAAGCTTCAATCAGTTATACACAATGATGCTTTTTTCTGTAAGGGTCCATACTTTTGTAGGTTCTTCTGGTCTGTCTGCCCGAAAGTTCCAGGCTAGAACGGTGTTATTATGCTTCACCGAGACCTACTTGGGACAGTTCATTTTAGAAAACAATGAACTTTCAGTTCAAATTTTCAGTTTGGATCTTGCACAGTAGAAACTCCATTAATTAATAGTAGGAAATAGCAATATATAGTACCTAGAAATAATATATGGtccagttgactgagtcaactgtctgtttggtccattttcaaaatatatattacTGTTTGGTCAAATTATGATTTGGTCatagggtgacgtcatggatgatgtaattatcatcttgtagtggcagaaacaAGTTGTAGAAGCAGCATGCTTCACCCTTTTTTGAATTCCTTCGGTGCATGCATTACTGGAAGAAAAAGAGCAATTTTGAAAATAATTAAtcaaagaggaggaggaggagcacGACAAGGAATGGATATGTGAAAATCTTCCAGAGGAATTGATAATTGAAAGTATTCTGACGAGATTATCAGCTCGGACTCTGGCAGTATGCTGTTGCGTCAGTAAGTCCTGGTACAATTCGATCCTTCATGATTCAAGAGTTTCTGTGATTCACTATACTCgaaacaaaagtaaagtatctctagtCTTTAATGTACTTAATGCATTCAGAGGCGGTAAGAGGTATGCTAACACTTTCAGTTTATTAGGACGAGAAAAGGCAACGGATATTAGATATCTCTTTGCTCTAGATaccaaaaatatatatgaaatagtaGGTTTTTGTAATGGTATTCTTTGTATGAAAGAAGTCGGTGCACTTAATGATACTCGTAATGCAGTAGTTGTCGTTAACCCGATCAGGGGTGAAACACTTATCATCCCTTATTTACGTCCTAGGGAATACATCTACTTGTgtcatggttttggttttgattcattATCACTAGTGTACAAGGCTGTAATGATTTTCTATTCGGAAGCCAATAACGAGTTTGTTTGCATGGTTATTACATTGGGAACTATGTCATGGAGAAAGATAGTTACTAGTACTTTTAATATCTCACCACCACCGGGGTTTTCTCCTTTTCCAAGTAGAACGGTCGTTAGGGTTTCAAGGACGTTATGTAGACAAGCCACCTTATGCGGGGGTGATCTTTTCTGGAGGACGACGAATAATGGCATTAAAATGCTGCTCTCATTCGACCTCCACAACGAGAAGATGCACTTCATTCGACTCCCTACTGAATGTACTCTGACAACAGCGACAACTGAGCGTCGGTATTTAGCAGATGATCATCTGCTGGAGTTTAAAGGACACCTTTGTACTGCACATTCTGAGAGGATAACAACAAGATACAACAATGATCGTTGCAGTTATCAGACCGgtgcttgttgttgttgttacaagGTTCAGATGTATATATTGAAGGACAAGGACAAGCAAGTATGGATCAGGGGGGAAGCTTTCGATGTTCAGATTATGGATCAGGAAGGTTTACTACCAGCGCATCCCCTCTGTTGCTACTTTGACACTTCTGCTGCTACGCCTCCTACACGTATACTGACTTTCGCCGATCAGGTATTACTATATTGGTTTAATGGGGAACGTCTTATATTCTACGATTTGCAAGAGAAACATCTCAAGGTGGTGGAATGCTCCCGCTCCAATCCTATTGTTTTTCAAACTAAGATGAACGAAGATCTAGAGCGTCGTATTGGTGATGATGATAATATTCATTGCCCATCCATGGATTATCAGCTGCACGCTCAAGTGAAGAACATCATTTCTTTGAAAACCTTCATTCCAAAAGAAGCTGAAACTAGTGAGTCTGATTGTGCTGATGACAGACACCGTTTCGCTAATACCCTAGCAGCAGGATGGCTGACTACTGGAAGAAGCAGATGTACTTATTATGTTTTCTCTTAGTTTGTTTTGTCCTACATCAGTTTTCTGTTCGGACTAGTGATTTTCATCCGACTGTTGTTTATCTgctctcttttgtattattgatCTATCCTTAAGACTGAATAGACATTGCAATTGCTAATATGCCTAAACAAGTTTTTGGTTCTATTCACATTGATTAGTTATTTGCATGAAAGCAACCACAATTGCAGGATGTGATTATTACAAGCTTATTTGTAGCTTCAGTCGCTTTCATGTCGCAGTGTGTTAGCCCATTTGGGGGTACTGACAGTACTGAGACACGGCGCGGTCGAGATACGCAACCTTCTCTTAGCTTTACCCATTTTTTCTCTGCAGTTTCTAAATATCACAGGAATTGCCCCGAAAAATAATAGGCGTGCAGGCTTAAAATTTTGCAGTACTAAAATTCCAAGTCCAATCAAAGGTCATGCTGCTAACAACTTAAGCAGATTTTATGGAGGCATGTTGTCTTTTTCAACCTGCCCTATTCCATATGCGCCCTCTCGAAGCACACTAGCTGATGAGATAATGCATCTTCAAAAGAGTAGCAGATCGCAAAGAGGACTGAGCTGATAAGCTCGATAAATTGCTCTCCGAAACGGCAAGGGTAAAGTTCATATTATAGATTTTGGTAAAGCCATGGGTAAACACTTGAATACTTCAATGCTTGTAAGGAGAGCAAGGCGTAATTTACTTTGACCCGAGCATTTTCGCCTTCACATTTAGAGTATGGGACTtggaatgaaggagggaaatGTTATAGAACAAGTTGATTATGATTTTCAAATGGGAACCAAGGAACTCTCAGTCTCCAGTGAAAGAATTTTAGAAGATTAAGAGAACATAAGGAAAGAGATTGAGATTTTAGATATAACTAGGCCATGTTAGTGAGACCTGATGGACATCCAGGGACCAATTGGTACCATCAGTATCTTAGAGTCATACTGATTGTGCTATTCATTGGTGTCTGCCTGGGCCTATAGATCTATGGAATGAATTATTGTTTGCTGTGGAGAACACAGTTAAAGTAGGGTTTATGGATCATTGGCTATTTCATAACTccacagaaaaaaagaaaaggttaCATACAATGAATTGCAATGAATCTTTCTTGGTGTAGTGTTTGGGATGCATTGCAATGAATCTTTTTCTTACTTCAGCAAATTACTACAGTGGtgttgtccaaaaaaaaaaaaaaaagttacatacAAATTAGATTAAGTAATAACTCTTAACCTCCCCACCCACCCCAGCACTGCCACAAGCAGGGCTAAATGAGACCTAGCTGCATACACGATAAAAAATGGGTGAAACTAAAAATGCTCAAAAAATCAATGTTTTTCTGGTCGATTGCGACAAGGGTCAGTCCAGAGATCTCAACCACTTCTTGGTAACAAGCTTGACAAAGAAGGGTTGTTTCCCACTGATTCTTGAGCTCTCCTCAATTCTTCAGGATCTGGAAAATGACAATAAAAAGTAACAAACATATTAGGTCCGTTTAATAGTAGCACTCGCTGTACTGCATGAAAAATTACAGATCAGAATTACATCTGCCCTTTATCACAGACCCAGCTAGAAAGCTGCAGTCGAGTGCTTGATTCTAATGCAGAATAGGTCTACTCAAGATTAACTAAACCATATAATATAGTGGATCTTTGACTGAGAATCCAGAAAATGGAAGTTGAACTAAATAAAATAACAATCATATGTTTCTGGCACTCAAAGGTCAGGCCATGAAACTGTTGAAGGATGGTCCCAATTCTGCAAGAACAAGATAGCAGTAGCGGTTTGATTTCTACCCAATGCATGTTCTTGGACCAAGACAAAATTACAAAATTTGGCTAACGCGTGGCTATAGGACACAAGTCAACAGAAAGGGATGGCAACTTCTGGCCTAGACTAGCAGAGTCTACCATGGGCCTCCTACCAACACCAAGGCAGATTGCACATCCAAAGGAAAATAGGAGCGTGCACATGAGAGAGATATCAAAACTAAGTGTCTGTTAAACTTACCCATGTTCTCCATCAATTTGGGCATGAGAAATACGACAACCACCATGAATCCCATCATCAGACCCATAGGGCTCTTTAGAAGAGACATAACATTAAAGGGTTCCCTTATCTGTAGCAAAGAAGAAGCAGGGAGTTAATACAAATAAGGGTTTTGCACAGTACTGATGCaaatacaaaaaacaaaacaaatggaaGAGTTGATGAACTAAGATTTGACCTACCTCATAGTAATGTTCCTCTTTTAAAGGCTCTAAAACCAACTCAGTCAGACCCCTTCTGGTTTCTGTCAATGCTGCCTGAACCTTCCCAGGGTTTCTAGCACTGACATCTACACGTACCTGATGAGTAAAAGAGGGGTCATAAGAGATACCATCATGCAATAAGAATTTGAAATTAATGTAACAGAAGCTTGACAAGATAAGCCTTACCggtgaaaagaaaaaaccaacagACGCAACTTCAATTAGATGGGTTCCAGCTGGAACGTTGTGGCTATAAGTGTAACTGGTTAAGAAATACTTCAAGAGTTGACAAACTGTACATATTCTTTTTAGATATATTATCGCATCGGCGAATACCCGATTTTGCTTGGTTAAATTAGTGGGTAATATACCATTTATCTCTGATTCACGTTCACCAAAGTGGGTGATACATCATGAATGAGCACCACATACGTGTCAATGTATAATTCTGATGAGAAAAGTTTAATACTAAAactattttgaaagaaaagagacTTTCCTACGAATGGAATTCAAACGGTATTGCAGTCCCAAAAGTATTGATTTAATGTAATCATGCGGGTGTAAAGATGATAGGATACAACGAAAAATAACCATCAGGCCTAAGAAAAGAAGTCCTCTGGCCACCATTAAGAAGGACTTTGGCATTTGATAATTTCCCAAGAATACCATAGCCTTTTGCTCCCATACCTGTCATATAAAAACATCAGTAAACCAAGAAGAACCAGTAGGCCAACTTCAAGTAACATTTATCAgtttaagattgaagattatCACCAATTACATAATCATTTAGTAGAGCGTGAATGCTATGAAAAAGATAATTGGATCATTATTTCAGGGCCAAATTGCGGAATAGAAATACATGGTGCAGAAGTTGTTTGGCTACGATAATCCTCAAAAACATCGATTTAAAAAATTCCACATTTGCATTGGTTATCTCCTCGATCTCTATTATGATGCATTACAGTTACCAAACTTCTTTTCTTCCTTAACCAATCAATTCCTAAGATCTTGCACAATAAGACACTTAACAGAAACACAAAAATGTGACCAAACTCTTAAGAACTCATCTGTGAAGTGTATCGTTTTGAAAGCAACCTAAGTGTCCATATCCTAACCTAACAAACATCTTGAGGATGATCTGTAGTGACATTTTCATTAACATGAATATCAAATACAGAATCTCCCTGTAGCAGCACAAAAGAAGAAGTTGACACTCAGAAAACTAAATGCCTggctgtatcccattcattattattattatgagggTTGAAGGATATCTCTTGAAGCACATCAGCTCACTTTAAGCTTAATACTCGGTAGAAATATAGTCAGTACCCTTAACCATAGAATTGACTACATAAAACGTTCCGACTAGTGAAAGAGACAGTCTACATATTTAAGCATAGTTTGCTATTGTTAAGTTGAAGTTGTCATCTGCTGTGGCCTACATATTTCAGCCTAGTTTAACCATAGAATACCCGGTGGCCTGTACACAGATGTGCTGTTTGAAATTGGCAAATATAATGTTAAAAGCACTGAGACATATAAAAATAGATTAAGAAAACTCATGTCTTCACTTCATGGGAACTATATGATCTCTAATTCTGTAAATTCTTCAAAACAGCAGCATTCTAGTGACATATAGCatccaacatcatcatcttcgtaACTATACATAAGTTCCGACCAAAACAAAAGCAACAAAAACCTCCCACTAGAGAACTGAATACAAATCCTATCTCATCTCCTAATTCAGTGCATAGGCACATTAAATGAACCATCCATCATTATGACTTTTAACTAATTGCGCATTGCTGCACTAACTCTGCATCTTAATACCCTAATGCACAAATCACTGAAttacttaaaagaaaaaaagaaaaactaattatCCAATAGAGATCTAAAAATCATGAGCAAAAAAGTATTAGAAAAGGCTAGCGTATAAATTACTACCTTCAACTTTGACTCGACCAACAATAGTGTATCCTTCGCCATTCCTAcaaattcattaaaaaaataaatcaaaaccctaacagatcTTAGCTGACATACCTTTTAAACTCGAATAAATTTAAACTTGATGAAATTATTATTACCCAGATGCAATTGCCAGAAATTGAAGAAGTAGTAGAACGGAGATGATTGATTTAgatctcttcatcatcatcatcgttcgGAACTCTCAGATTGCAAGTCGTTGCAGTTTTCTGGTGATATTTATTGTTTTTCGGTTTTCACAAAGTGAGAGTGTTTTNNNNNNNNNNNNNNNNNNNNNNNNNNNNNNNNNNNNNNNNNNNNttttttttttttttttttttttttgaaggctaTCACCGGGGCGTCACACACActtcaatagaggggcttcacctggattcttaatgtccaaaaaagtggttatgggatatcctaacacatatacaaaatgtctagattaccctttaactagaagtgattttacgtccaggtttggattaattccaaccgtaaaattttatttgcatgtaattttacgtccaggtttggattagttccaaccatagaagctcattttacgttcaggtttcttttaattccaaccgtagaatccgattttacatccagttttcttttaattccaaccgtagaagtgattttacgtccaggtttggattatttccaaccgtagaagtgattttacgtccaggtttggattaattccatcagtaaaattttatttgcgcaggtttgaattagttccaaccgtagaagctcattttacgtcctggttccttttaattccaactgtaGAAGTGAGTTTAGTCcaggtttggaatatttccatccgtagaagtgattttacg
This genomic stretch from Papaver somniferum cultivar HN1 chromosome 5, ASM357369v1, whole genome shotgun sequence harbors:
- the LOC113282743 gene encoding ER membrane protein complex subunit 7 homolog, whose product is MMMMKRSKSIISVLLLLQFLAIASGNGEGYTIVGRVKVEGMGAKGYGILGKLSNAKVLLNGGQRTSFLRPDGYFSFHNVPAGTHLIEVASVGFFFSPVRVDVSARNPGKVQAALTETRRGLTELVLEPLKEEHYYEIREPFNVMSLLKSPMGLMMGFMVVVVFLMPKLMENMDPEELRRAQESVGNNPSLSSLLPRSG